A window of the Polaribacter sp. HaHaR_3_91 genome harbors these coding sequences:
- a CDS encoding TonB-dependent receptor yields the protein MIKKFILLAFIAFSSVAMVGQTTVTGTVTDAKTGETIPGANIKIARKAVGTTTDFDGQFVFNVSDNPPFTLEISVLGFHLEKVEITKNNQKVIVNLIENETSLDEIVVSASRTPERVMESPVTIERMDSRAIKNTSSPSFYDGLENLKGVDVNTNSLTFKSVNTRGFATFSNTRFMQLVDGMDNSSPALNFALGNLLGMSELDVKTVELLPGASSALYGANAFNGIMFMTSKSPFEDQGISVSLKGGVTSQEAAGNNEFYDFNIRMAYAFSNKFAAKATLSYLEGEDWHATDYRNTDGDEYISGDRSDPNYNGVNVYGDVASNDFGGAIGKVSRTGYNENDLMDYGVKSVKFGSSLNYRPFGDDRLEVIWNTKVGVGTTQYLGGQKYSIKNFLLEQHKLEFKGKNFFVRGYVTSEDAGDSYNTLFAGLNINRSWSSDQNWFTEYAGAYLGSVPGVTASSHEAARAFADRNRFLPGSAEFNNAFNEVTSNPDLISGAKFRDQTKLYHADANYNFQDVIDFAEIQVGGSYRRYSLNSFGNIFTDTDGPIKYDEYGVYTQAQKKFLEEDRLKVTASIRYDKAQNFDGNFSPRVSFAYAGGENKNQNFRASFQTGFRNPTTQDQYIGLDVGNAILVGGVEDNIDRYTTTFTDAAGVNYTLTGRDAYENSYTVASGGTVKAEVDFVKPEKVTAFEVGYRGLIPVNESNLTVDLSLYYNQYEDFIANKNVIVPYNAAGGFKVFQLYTNSDADINSYGATIGLNTKILKGFNLGLNYTYAKFDFDQASDPDFEAGFNTPEHKVKLQFGKTDLFKNFGFNVNARWQDEYRWESSFLDGTMKARTVLDAQVNYSVPSMKSVFKLGGANLTGQEYLGATGVGAIGSQYYISWTINN from the coding sequence ATGATAAAAAAATTTATACTTCTTGCGTTTATAGCTTTTAGTAGTGTAGCCATGGTTGGTCAAACCACGGTTACAGGTACTGTTACAGACGCTAAAACAGGAGAAACAATTCCCGGAGCAAATATTAAAATTGCTAGAAAAGCGGTAGGTACAACTACAGATTTTGATGGTCAATTTGTATTTAATGTTTCAGACAATCCTCCCTTTACTTTAGAAATTTCTGTTTTAGGATTTCATTTAGAAAAAGTTGAGATTACAAAAAACAACCAAAAAGTAATCGTTAATTTAATAGAAAATGAAACTTCTTTAGATGAAATTGTAGTTTCTGCATCTAGAACGCCAGAACGTGTTATGGAATCTCCGGTTACCATAGAAAGAATGGATAGTAGAGCTATTAAAAATACTTCTTCCCCTTCTTTTTATGACGGATTAGAAAACTTAAAAGGAGTAGATGTAAATACCAATAGTTTAACTTTTAAATCTGTAAATACACGTGGTTTTGCAACTTTTTCTAATACACGTTTTATGCAATTGGTAGATGGTATGGACAATTCTTCGCCTGCATTAAACTTTGCTTTGGGTAATTTACTTGGGATGTCTGAACTAGACGTAAAAACAGTAGAATTATTACCAGGAGCTTCTTCTGCATTATATGGTGCAAATGCATTTAATGGTATTATGTTTATGACTAGTAAAAGCCCTTTTGAAGATCAAGGAATTAGTGTTTCTTTAAAAGGAGGTGTTACAAGTCAAGAAGCAGCAGGAAATAATGAGTTTTATGATTTTAATATTAGAATGGCGTATGCTTTTTCTAATAAGTTTGCTGCAAAAGCAACATTATCCTATTTAGAAGGAGAAGATTGGCATGCAACAGATTATAGAAATACAGATGGTGATGAATACATATCAGGAGATAGATCAGATCCAAATTATAATGGTGTTAATGTTTATGGAGATGTAGCCTCTAATGATTTTGGGGGAGCTATAGGAAAAGTAAGTAGAACAGGTTATAATGAAAACGATTTGATGGACTATGGCGTTAAAAGCGTAAAGTTTGGTAGTTCATTAAATTATAGACCATTTGGTGATGATCGTTTAGAAGTGATATGGAATACTAAAGTAGGCGTTGGAACTACTCAATACTTAGGTGGTCAAAAATATAGCATTAAAAACTTTTTGTTGGAACAACATAAATTAGAATTTAAAGGGAAAAACTTTTTTGTTCGTGGTTATGTAACAAGTGAAGATGCTGGAGATTCTTACAATACCTTATTTGCAGGTTTAAATATTAATAGGTCTTGGAGTTCAGACCAAAATTGGTTTACAGAATATGCTGGAGCCTATTTAGGAAGCGTACCTGGTGTTACTGCTAGTTCTCATGAAGCTGCAAGAGCATTTGCCGATAGAAATCGTTTTTTACCTGGTTCTGCAGAGTTTAACAATGCTTTTAATGAAGTAACTAGTAATCCTGATTTAATTTCTGGTGCAAAGTTTAGAGATCAAACAAAATTATATCATGCAGATGCAAATTACAATTTTCAAGATGTTATAGATTTTGCAGAAATTCAAGTAGGTGGTTCTTACAGAAGGTATTCTTTAAATTCTTTTGGAAATATATTTACAGATACAGACGGGCCTATTAAGTATGATGAATATGGTGTTTATACACAAGCTCAAAAGAAATTTTTAGAAGAAGATCGTTTAAAGGTAACGGCTTCAATTCGTTATGATAAAGCACAAAATTTTGATGGTAACTTTTCTCCAAGAGTTTCATTTGCATACGCCGGTGGTGAAAATAAAAATCAAAACTTTAGAGCTTCTTTTCAAACAGGATTTAGAAATCCAACAACGCAAGATCAATATATTGGTTTAGACGTTGGTAACGCAATTTTAGTAGGTGGTGTAGAAGATAATATAGACAGATATACTACAACTTTTACAGATGCTGCAGGTGTAAATTATACGTTAACAGGTAGAGATGCTTATGAAAACTCTTATACTGTTGCAAGTGGTGGAACTGTAAAAGCAGAGGTAGACTTTGTTAAACCAGAAAAAGTAACCGCTTTTGAAGTAGGGTATAGGGGGCTTATTCCAGTTAATGAAAGTAACCTTACTGTAGATTTAAGTTTGTATTATAATCAATATGAGGATTTTATAGCCAATAAAAATGTAATTGTACCTTACAATGCTGCCGGCGGATTTAAGGTTTTTCAATTGTATACTAATTCTGATGCAGATATTAATTCTTATGGTGCAACCATTGGTTTAAACACCAAAATTTTAAAAGGTTTTAACCTTGGTCTTAATTATACTTATGCAAAATTTGATTTTGATCAAGCTTCAGATCCAGATTTTGAAGCTGGTTTTAATACACCAGAACATAAAGTAAAATTACAATTTGGTAAAACAGACTTATTTAAAAACTTTGGTTTTAATGTTAATGCAAGATGGCAAGATGAATATAGATGGGAATCTTCTTTCTTAGATGGTACAATGAAAGCGAGAACCGTTTTAGATGCTCAAGTTAATTATAGTGTTCCTTCAATGAAATCTGTATTTAAATTAGGTGGAGCAAATTTAACAGGTCAAGAATATTTAGGTGCTACCGGTGTAGGAGCAATAGGTTCTCAATACTATATTTCTTGGACAATTAATAACTAA
- a CDS encoding bifunctional riboflavin kinase/FAD synthetase translates to MNTIQNISNFSTSEKTYVTIGTFDGVHFGHQKIIDKLVLEAKKANRKSVLLTFFPHPRMVLQKDATIELINTIEERAELLKKTGLDYLIIHPFSKEFSRMTALEFVREVLVNQLNISKLIIGYDHHFGKNREGNIVQLTEYSHLYDFVVEEIPAQDIDDVSVSSTKVRRALATGNLKTANNYLGYNFMLSGTVVNGKQLGGKIGYPTANINVKESYKLIPKTGVYVVKSTIDNKTVFGMMNIGSRPTVDGTYQTIEVHFFDFNQNLYNQYLTIELLYFLRDEEKFSSIDALVVQIKKDEQTARDYIKNKL, encoded by the coding sequence TTGAATACAATTCAGAATATTTCTAATTTTTCTACTTCAGAAAAAACATATGTAACCATTGGTACTTTTGATGGGGTACATTTTGGGCATCAAAAAATTATTGATAAGCTGGTTTTAGAGGCTAAAAAAGCAAATAGAAAATCTGTTTTACTTACCTTTTTTCCGCACCCTAGAATGGTCTTGCAAAAAGACGCCACTATAGAGTTGATTAATACAATTGAAGAACGTGCCGAATTGCTTAAAAAAACAGGTTTAGATTACTTAATTATTCATCCTTTTAGCAAAGAATTTTCTAGAATGACAGCGCTAGAATTTGTGCGTGAGGTTTTGGTAAATCAATTAAATATTTCGAAATTAATTATTGGTTACGATCATCATTTTGGTAAAAATAGAGAAGGAAATATTGTTCAATTAACAGAATATAGCCATTTATACGATTTTGTGGTAGAAGAAATTCCGGCACAAGATATCGATGATGTTTCTGTAAGTTCTACCAAAGTAAGACGTGCTTTGGCAACCGGAAACCTAAAAACTGCCAACAATTATTTAGGCTACAATTTTATGTTAAGTGGTACGGTAGTAAACGGAAAACAATTAGGTGGAAAAATTGGCTATCCTACGGCAAATATTAATGTAAAAGAATCTTATAAACTGATTCCTAAAACGGGCGTTTATGTTGTAAAATCTACTATTGACAATAAAACTGTTTTCGGAATGATGAATATTGGCAGCAGACCAACCGTAGATGGAACTTACCAAACTATTGAGGTTCATTTTTTTGACTTCAACCAAAATTTATACAACCAATATTTAACAATAGAATTGCTTTATTTTTTACGTGATGAAGAAAAATTTAGTTCTATTGACGCATTAGTTGTTCAGATTAAAAAGGATGAACAAACTGCAAGGGATTATATTAAAAACAAGCTTTAA
- the serS gene encoding serine--tRNA ligase has product MLQVQFIRDNKETVLAGLAKRNFANAATIIEQVLTADENRRSTQVELDNTLAESNKLSKEIGSFFKSGEVQKANLLKEKTVQLKERSKELGENFNAFAEELQTLLYQIPNIPHASVKAGTSEEDNENIFSEGTIPDLGENALPHWELAKKYDIIDFELGNKITGAGFPVYKGKGARLQRALINYFLDKNTKAGYTEVQVPHLVNTESATATGQLPDKDGQMYHSTVDDLYLIPTAEIPITNMFRGNLMQEAEFPITVTGYTPCFRREAGSYGAHVRGLNRLHQFDKVEIVRIEHPDNSYQALNGMVEHIKDILRELKLPYRILRLCGGDTGFTAALTFDFEVFSTAQDRWLEISSASNFEAFQANRLKLRFKNKEGKSELAHTLNGSSLALPRVLAGILENYQTADGIKIPDALVPYCGFDIID; this is encoded by the coding sequence ATGTTACAAGTACAGTTTATTAGAGACAACAAAGAAACGGTTTTAGCGGGTTTAGCTAAACGTAATTTTGCTAATGCAGCAACGATTATTGAACAAGTTTTAACTGCTGATGAGAATAGAAGATCTACTCAGGTTGAATTAGATAATACTTTGGCAGAATCTAATAAATTATCTAAAGAAATTGGTAGTTTTTTTAAATCTGGGGAAGTACAAAAAGCAAATCTTTTAAAGGAAAAAACAGTTCAGTTAAAAGAGAGATCTAAAGAGCTTGGTGAAAATTTTAATGCTTTTGCAGAAGAGTTGCAAACGTTATTATACCAAATTCCGAATATTCCGCATGCTTCTGTAAAAGCAGGAACATCTGAAGAAGATAATGAGAACATTTTTAGTGAAGGAACCATTCCGGATTTAGGAGAAAATGCTTTACCTCATTGGGAGTTGGCTAAGAAATATGATATTATAGATTTCGAATTAGGTAATAAAATTACAGGTGCCGGTTTTCCGGTTTATAAAGGAAAAGGTGCAAGATTACAACGTGCTTTAATCAACTATTTTTTAGATAAAAATACGAAAGCAGGTTATACAGAAGTACAAGTGCCACATTTGGTAAATACAGAATCTGCAACTGCAACGGGGCAATTGCCAGATAAAGACGGACAAATGTATCATTCTACAGTAGATGATTTATATTTAATTCCTACTGCAGAAATTCCTATTACCAATATGTTTCGTGGTAATTTAATGCAAGAAGCTGAATTTCCTATTACAGTAACGGGTTATACGCCTTGTTTTAGACGTGAAGCTGGAAGTTATGGTGCGCATGTAAGAGGTTTAAACAGATTGCATCAGTTTGATAAAGTAGAGATTGTACGTATTGAGCATCCAGATAATTCTTACCAAGCCTTAAATGGTATGGTAGAACATATTAAAGATATTTTAAGAGAGTTAAAATTACCTTATAGAATATTACGCTTGTGTGGTGGAGATACCGGTTTTACGGCTGCCCTAACATTCGATTTTGAAGTATTTTCTACAGCACAAGACCGTTGGTTAGAAATTAGTTCTGCATCTAACTTTGAGGCTTTTCAGGCAAATAGATTAAAACTACGTTTTAAAAATAAAGAAGGTAAAAGCGAATTGGCACACACCTTAAATGGTAGTTCTTTGGCTTTACCTCGTGTTTTAGCGGGTATTTTAGAAAACTATCAAACAGCAGACGGAATTAAAATACCAGATGCTTTAGTACCTTATTGTGGGTTCGATATTATAGATTAA